The Mesotoga infera genome has a window encoding:
- a CDS encoding amidohydrolase, whose protein sequence is MSILLKNGMIYPITSEPFKGDILISHGKIESIGKGLEEPGAEEIDVTGKFIFPGFIDAHSHIGIYEEGVGGYYGDGNEATDPLTPDVSVVDAFNPQDAAIKRALSGGVTTVMVVPGSANPVGGQGAIFKFKKTLIVDDMVVRSPAGLKMATGENPKRVYGEGFKKTPSTRLGTAAVIRGYFQKVRA, encoded by the coding sequence ATGTCAATACTACTAAAGAATGGGATGATTTACCCTATCACGTCTGAACCGTTCAAGGGCGACATTTTGATCTCTCATGGAAAGATCGAGTCTATCGGAAAGGGACTCGAAGAACCTGGAGCCGAAGAAATCGATGTTACAGGCAAGTTCATCTTTCCGGGCTTTATCGATGCTCACTCACACATAGGCATCTATGAAGAGGGAGTTGGAGGCTATTACGGAGACGGAAACGAAGCAACCGATCCTCTAACGCCGGATGTTTCCGTCGTCGATGCCTTCAATCCTCAGGACGCAGCAATAAAGAGAGCGTTATCTGGAGGAGTCACCACAGTCATGGTCGTTCCCGGCAGCGCTAATCCAGTTGGAGGGCAGGGCGCTATCTTCAAGTTCAAGAAGACTTTAATCGTCGACGACATGGTAGTTCGTTCTCCGGCTGGACTCAAAATGGCAACGGGTGAAAATCCGAAAAGAGTCTACGGTGAGGGCTTCAAAAAGACCCCTTCCACAAGACTTGGAACGGCAGCCGTCATTCGAGGCTATTTCCAGAAAGTCAGGGC
- a CDS encoding C_GCAxxG_C_C family protein — protein sequence MLEDAVGKQYSRSDIERNCAEAMIYGANDEYKLDLPEEAFYTMGAFGGGMRIKSICGAVTGSLAVIGILFNSEVYAKQERMKRIAEEFLEKFEKRYGHLECSVLRDKYRDPVIGCETTVRMAAELLERLIEKYSGEITYGEK from the coding sequence ATGCTTGAAGATGCGGTGGGAAAACAATATTCAAGAAGTGATATTGAGAGAAACTGCGCTGAGGCAATGATTTACGGAGCAAATGACGAATACAAGCTCGACCTGCCGGAGGAGGCATTCTATACCATGGGGGCCTTTGGAGGCGGTATGAGAATCAAGAGCATCTGCGGGGCTGTTACTGGCTCTCTAGCGGTAATAGGAATTCTCTTCAACAGCGAAGTTTATGCGAAGCAGGAGAGAATGAAGCGAATTGCTGAGGAATTCCTTGAAAAATTCGAGAAACGATACGGACATCTTGAGTGCAGTGTACTGAGGGATAAATACAGAGATCCGGTAATCGGTTGCGAGACCACTGTGAGAATGGCGGCAGAATTGCTTGAGAGACTTATCGAGAAGTATTCTGGAGAGATTACATATGGTGAGAAGTGA